Genomic segment of Candidatus Binataceae bacterium:
GAAGCGCATCCGCGAGAGCGCGAACAAACCGAACAGCCCGATCATCGGAACCGCGGCGTTCCACCAGTTGAACGAGAACTGCCGCAGTCCCGTTCCGGTCGTATTCTCGCCGCTATTGCCCGTGTCTTCCGGGACGTTGATCGCCGCGCCGCCGACGCCGCGCACTTGATACGATGTCGCCGCGTCGCCGTTCTGGCCGTCGTAATCGATCTTGAGCTCGATGCTCCGACTGGTGCCGTCCTCAATCGGACGCGGAGTGCGATAAGTCAGCGAATACTCGGTCGCGATCGAATGGCCGATTTCGCGCACGAGCTCGGGGAAGCGTCCCTCCTCGGTGATGATGTTGTACGAGCGGCCGTGGGTCGCATCGACGATCTGCTGATATTCGGGCGCGATAAACGGCGGCGGCACGACGGCGTAGAGCGTCAGGCCGTTCTTCTTCATCAGTGCCGCAACCTTGTCGCCCGTGAGGTTCGTCACGTCGGCGTTCTTATCCGGATGATGGTCCCAGTAGGCCTGGTCGTGTTGCGAGAACGCCGAGCCGTCACCCGCGTGATGCGGCGGCGCATCAGTCACGATAATTATGATGCCCTCGGCCTCGGGCCGGAAGGGAAACGTCGCGGCATAAGCGAGCGCGTCGAGCTGGTCTTCGGGAATATCGCCGCCGCCGCCGGCGTGCAGCCCGCCGACCCAGTCCGTGAACTCCTTGACGTTCGAGGTCATCGTGTAGCTATACGGGCAGTTGCAGTCCTTCTCTTTCGAGACTACGTAGTCCTCGAACGTGACGAGGCCGAGCCGGTAGTCGCGATTGTTCGATGCCAGGTCCTGCGCGAACGCAATCACGTTCTGCTTGACCGCGTCGATATAGGGCTGCATCGACTCGGTGATGTCCATCACGAACACGATATCGACCGGGCGCCCCTGCCCTACGCCGCGAAAATCCAGGATCTTCGCGAGCTTGCCGTCTTCGTAGACCTTGACGTTGTCGGGC
This window contains:
- a CDS encoding FHA domain-containing protein, giving the protein MKAARHFNPGPSALATIIAVVSTLILLGSASARADLKVTIGNPGLEHFDSDGGVELDFGLTDPNGNPVGNLKPDNVKVYEDGKLAKILDFRGVGQGRPVDIVFVMDITESMQPYIDAVKQNVIAFAQDLASNNRDYRLGLVTFEDYVVSKEKDCNCPYSYTMTSNVKEFTDWVGGLHAGGGGDIPEDQLDALAYAATFPFRPEAEGIIIIVTDAPPHHAGDGSAFSQHDQAYWDHHPDKNADVTNLTGDKVAALMKKNGLTLYAVVPPPFIAPEYQQIVDATHGRSYNIITEEGRFPELVREIGHSIATEYSLTYRTPRPIEDGTSRSIELKIDYDGQNGDAATSYQVRGVGGAAINVPEDTGNSGENTTGTGLRQFSFNWWNAAVPMIGLFGLFALSRMRFGVSQEELKAIVQAQGSAPAPSTVMQQAVRTVQRTVSSVPQRPSAPQTPPVTSPRGPGMTQGARLVTVNPGGPLPSEYALMKDEVTLGRGEDNDVVIPHASVSRSHARLMRRDGGFELMDLGSTNGSYVDERRIQGSVFVGAGAQVRLGDIKFVLQI